The Candidatus Omnitrophota bacterium genome window below encodes:
- a CDS encoding CHAT domain-containing protein produces MTHGLWWSFGEPREEREKLVADFYYQTGKHVELRIPWPAKRFAEAGELPIRLGNGERDNGWIPDLTSKTAETGRRLYDLLGKDAQTSLIRAFANLKEDRSDRVLRLYFPTPSPENRELCLALEDLPWELLHDGEEFICWRYSLQIIRSHAREAYTAPSRLVDVASWGILLLSPFVFADEEQCRQVGLEALPQGRDEAKILRMLEKQTHGLVRIGPAAKRSNWGGAAAFGELEHLLSDGGGKRFQMIHYIGHGVIYDDEPCLCFEKEDGGIDYVSVSRLKKLLKTMQDASPRQEPPPVLFLNACSSSSRGRYSAGFASGLHDLGLCVLGYHSEIYDDGKPLLAAKSFYQSLCADQSLQQPNTPPNVATAVGAARRRLRNEENEAKPAWGSLRVYLPSDISFAVHGRGLLEKTMQKVYAHFSQWMNPGDYTDHLAIGFQFAVLFGAMMGLVNLAFIFPESVLSKHFNYQEIVSEITRVFLVGPLSYLAAAIFIAMQTHRNHQFILRQGERISQWQLAGYCLGSLPIYALAGLSFTALFFYSFSRLDLLTAQTTAFASITHIPIASFWYIFSGVLAGTMAVSLLAASWLCLHQKETLHSYRTFYFILFLYALLGSLYLLYKAFVHDISPYRAGGWTVFVLLNIVAYSLAAAKIMKEISWRASQKSAAAALSWRKLLPLLGAVILVVFCYYLLEESVRFEQSAIQTALLNRKESVTTGVYDKRDEIVLERALRQRAINEIPESIKKAAKKDWLLSLVCADYCLYGTLQNGDGNGFEIRLDDAQGYDAKDLLDIAVQNNREVEFKDYYCNIMALLRCLEADRSPNLNEKRRGYEEAVKKADFAVKKDDRNFAYLDTLARAEWRLGKLNDNRSLMKMAESHIQEAQWRAFFLRSPRAKEVRRAIGQIAETMEGELGR; encoded by the coding sequence ATGACGCACGGCTTATGGTGGAGTTTCGGAGAGCCTCGCGAGGAGCGGGAGAAACTCGTCGCCGATTTTTACTATCAGACGGGCAAGCATGTAGAACTGCGCATCCCCTGGCCCGCGAAGCGCTTCGCCGAGGCGGGGGAATTGCCCATCCGGCTGGGCAACGGCGAACGCGATAACGGTTGGATTCCCGATTTGACCTCCAAAACGGCTGAAACGGGGCGGCGGCTATACGATCTGCTGGGCAAAGATGCGCAAACGTCGTTGATCCGCGCTTTCGCCAATTTGAAGGAAGACCGCAGCGACCGCGTGCTGCGGCTTTATTTCCCTACGCCGTCGCCGGAAAACCGGGAATTGTGCCTGGCGTTGGAGGATTTGCCGTGGGAACTGCTGCATGACGGCGAGGAGTTCATCTGCTGGCGCTATTCGCTGCAAATCATCCGCTCCCATGCGCGGGAAGCCTATACGGCGCCATCGCGCTTGGTGGACGTAGCCTCGTGGGGGATTCTGCTGCTTTCGCCCTTCGTATTCGCCGATGAGGAACAATGCCGCCAAGTGGGACTGGAGGCTCTGCCGCAAGGACGGGATGAAGCGAAGATTCTGCGGATGCTGGAAAAGCAGACGCACGGACTGGTGCGCATCGGTCCCGCCGCCAAAAGGAGCAATTGGGGTGGCGCGGCGGCGTTCGGCGAGTTGGAGCATCTCTTATCGGACGGCGGCGGCAAACGCTTTCAGATGATTCACTATATCGGGCATGGCGTGATTTATGACGACGAGCCGTGCCTCTGCTTCGAAAAGGAGGACGGCGGCATCGATTACGTCTCCGTCAGCCGGCTGAAGAAGCTCTTAAAAACCATGCAAGACGCCAGCCCGCGCCAGGAACCGCCGCCGGTCTTGTTTCTCAATGCGTGCAGTTCGTCGAGCCGGGGGCGCTATTCCGCCGGATTCGCGTCGGGATTGCACGACTTGGGGCTTTGCGTGCTGGGATATCATTCCGAAATTTACGACGACGGTAAGCCGCTGCTGGCCGCTAAGAGTTTTTATCAATCCCTCTGCGCCGATCAATCGCTGCAACAGCCCAATACGCCGCCCAACGTGGCGACGGCGGTGGGAGCGGCGCGGCGGCGCTTGCGCAATGAGGAGAACGAAGCCAAACCGGCGTGGGGCAGCCTGCGGGTCTATCTGCCCTCGGACATCTCCTTCGCCGTGCATGGGCGCGGCCTTTTGGAGAAGACCATGCAGAAGGTCTACGCCCATTTTTCGCAATGGATGAATCCGGGCGATTATACGGATCATCTGGCGATCGGATTTCAGTTCGCCGTCCTGTTCGGCGCAATGATGGGATTGGTCAATCTCGCGTTCATCTTCCCGGAATCGGTTCTATCAAAGCATTTCAACTACCAGGAAATCGTAAGCGAGATAACGCGGGTGTTTCTCGTAGGGCCGTTGTCCTACCTGGCGGCGGCGATTTTCATCGCCATGCAGACGCATCGCAATCATCAATTCATCCTGCGGCAGGGAGAGCGCATTTCCCAATGGCAGCTGGCGGGATATTGCCTGGGTTCGCTGCCGATTTATGCTCTTGCCGGACTCTCTTTTACGGCGCTCTTTTTCTATTCCTTTTCCCGGCTCGATCTTTTAACGGCTCAGACGACGGCGTTCGCATCCATCACCCATATCCCCATCGCGTCCTTTTGGTATATCTTCTCCGGCGTTTTGGCGGGAACGATGGCCGTCTCTCTCTTGGCGGCCAGTTGGTTGTGTCTTCATCAAAAAGAGACGCTTCATTCCTACCGGACGTTTTATTTTATTTTGTTTCTCTATGCTTTGCTTGGAAGCCTTTATCTTCTATACAAAGCTTTTGTCCATGACATCAGCCCTTACCGTGCGGGAGGTTGGACCGTTTTCGTCCTGCTCAATATCGTCGCTTACAGCTTGGCCGCCGCGAAAATTATGAAGGAGATATCATGGCGGGCCTCGCAAAAAAGCGCGGCGGCGGCGCTGTCATGGCGGAAACTGTTGCCGCTATTGGGCGCCGTGATTCTGGTCGTCTTCTGCTATTACCTGCTGGAGGAATCGGTGCGCTTCGAACAAAGCGCGATTCAAACCGCTCTGTTGAACCGCAAGGAATCCGTAACGACGGGCGTCTACGACAAGCGGGACGAGATCGTGCTGGAACGGGCGCTGCGGCAGCGGGCGATCAACGAAATTCCCGAAAGCATCAAGAAGGCGGCCAAGAAGGATTGGCTGCTCAGCCTCGTCTGCGCCGATTACTGCCTCTACGGAACCTTGCAAAATGGAGACGGAAATGGGTTCGAGATCAGACTGGATGACGCGCAAGGTTACGATGCGAAAGATTTGCTGGACATCGCCGTCCAAAACAACCGCGAAGTGGAATTCAAGGATTATTACTGCAATATCATGGCCCTGCTGCGTTGCTTGGAAGCCGACCGCAGTCCGAACCTGAACGAAAAGCGGCGGGGATACGAAGAGGCGGTGAAGAAAGCGGACTTCGCCGTCAAAAAGGACGACCGCAATTTCGCCTATCTCGATACGCTGGCGCGGGCGGAATGGCGGCTGGGAAAGCTGAACGACAATCGATCCCTAATGAAAATGGCGGAATCGCATATCCAGGAAGCGCAATGGCGCGCCTTCTTCCTGCGCAGCCCCCGCGCGAAGGAAGTGCGGCGGGCAATCGGCCAGATCGCAGAGACTATGGAGGGGGAACTAGGGCGGTAA
- a CDS encoding glycosyltransferase, with translation MRLSVIIPVYNEINTIEEIVRRVEAAPYEKEIIIVDDGSTDGTAKVLSDLIQKKPHLHVIFKEENEGKGAAVREAIEQITGDLAVIQDADLEYFPEEYTRMVEIIESGKADVVYGSRFVGAHSVHLLTHYLGNKMLTCICNVLYNAILSDMSTGYKMFRASILKSIPLYANGFGFEAEVTGRVFRKKLRVYEVPISYAGRTYEDGKKLRWTDAFSMLYWLIRTRLTTVDIGEETLFRLSTVNKYYHIFFDRIKGLVGSRVLEIGSGNGNFTRFLMGKELVVATDLSPNHIRTLNQRFVQNERLLIRPFDASQPPSGELKSCGVDTVICLNVLEHIEDDANALLNMKSLLVPGGRLILLVPCIKALFGTLDVGLEHFRRYTKKELEEKVRQAGFEIEKMFFYNMWGVPGWFVNGRILKRKVLPKFQLYFFTLLHPLLRLERFIKTPFGLSVIAIAKKPEGEK, from the coding sequence ATGCGGCTATCCGTCATTATTCCGGTTTATAACGAAATCAATACCATCGAAGAGATCGTGCGCCGCGTCGAAGCTGCGCCTTACGAGAAGGAAATTATTATCGTCGACGACGGATCCACCGATGGAACCGCCAAGGTTTTAAGCGATCTCATCCAAAAGAAGCCTCATCTTCACGTTATCTTCAAGGAAGAAAACGAAGGCAAAGGGGCCGCTGTTCGCGAGGCGATCGAGCAAATTACGGGCGATTTGGCCGTGATTCAGGACGCCGACTTGGAATATTTCCCCGAAGAATATACCCGAATGGTGGAGATTATCGAATCGGGCAAGGCCGACGTGGTTTATGGCTCGCGCTTTGTGGGGGCGCACAGCGTGCATCTGTTGACCCATTACTTGGGCAACAAAATGCTGACCTGCATCTGCAACGTCCTGTATAATGCCATTCTCTCCGACATGTCGACCGGCTACAAAATGTTTCGCGCCAGCATTCTCAAGTCGATTCCCCTCTACGCCAACGGTTTCGGCTTCGAGGCGGAAGTGACGGGGCGCGTGTTCCGCAAGAAACTGCGGGTTTACGAAGTTCCTATTTCCTATGCGGGACGAACTTATGAAGATGGCAAGAAACTGCGTTGGACGGACGCCTTCTCTATGCTTTATTGGCTGATTCGCACTCGTCTTACTACGGTTGATATCGGCGAGGAAACGCTGTTCCGTCTCTCTACCGTCAATAAGTATTACCATATTTTTTTTGATCGTATTAAAGGACTTGTGGGCAGCCGGGTTTTGGAAATCGGTTCCGGCAATGGCAATTTCACCCGTTTTTTGATGGGTAAGGAATTGGTCGTCGCCACCGATTTGTCGCCTAATCACATCCGCACTCTCAACCAGCGCTTCGTGCAGAACGAGCGGCTGCTTATTCGTCCCTTCGACGCTTCGCAGCCGCCGTCGGGCGAGTTGAAATCCTGCGGCGTCGATACGGTGATCTGCCTCAACGTTTTGGAGCATATCGAAGACGACGCCAATGCCCTCTTGAATATGAAATCGCTGCTGGTTCCCGGCGGGCGTTTGATTCTGCTGGTTCCCTGCATCAAGGCGCTTTTTGGTACGTTGGACGTTGGACTGGAGCATTTTCGCCGATATACGAAGAAGGAATTGGAAGAAAAGGTGCGGCAAGCGGGATTCGAAATCGAGAAAATGTTTTTCTATAATATGTGGGGAGTTCCCGGCTGGTTCGTCAACGGACGCATTTTGAAACGAAAGGTTTTGCCGAAATTCCAACTCTACTTCTTCACGTTGCTGCATCCTCTCCTGCGGCTGGAACGTTTTATCAAGACACCCTTCGGCCTATCGGTCATCGCCATCGCCAAGAAGCCGGAGGGGGAGAAGTAA
- a CDS encoding SDR family oxidoreductase, which yields MKILITGATGYLGGAIVREAALQGLGVRALCRRAPDPGLLPPEAEIALGDILEPDSLHSALHGCEAVIHSAALVSIWERDPGAFYRVNVNGMENVMNAAMRMGTSRVIYTSSFFALGPTDAAPADENWDHSANTITNYAKSKAAAEKRARQFANKGLDIVIVYPAFIYGPGKATQGSAITKLVEDFVKRKVPGTIGAGDMRMTFSYVDDVVKGHLLALEKGRQGERYILGGEDASLAELFEMLEEITGVRRPRRRIPFWAAKALGAVEEWRARLSSNYLPRLTRDVVDIYKNHWRYSSQKAIAELGYSRTPLKMGLWKTLESLGLAPKEKRGAIL from the coding sequence ATGAAGATTCTCATTACTGGCGCGACGGGGTATCTCGGCGGCGCTATTGTTCGGGAAGCGGCGCTGCAGGGGCTAGGCGTCCGCGCGCTCTGCCGCCGCGCGCCCGATCCCGGCCTCTTGCCGCCTGAAGCGGAAATCGCGCTGGGGGACATCCTCGAACCGGACTCGCTGCACTCCGCTCTGCATGGCTGTGAGGCCGTCATTCATAGCGCGGCGCTGGTTTCCATTTGGGAGCGCGATCCCGGCGCATTTTATCGCGTCAATGTAAACGGCATGGAAAACGTCATGAACGCCGCCATGCGGATGGGAACATCCCGCGTTATCTATACGTCTTCGTTCTTCGCACTTGGGCCGACGGACGCTGCTCCGGCGGATGAAAATTGGGATCATTCCGCCAATACCATAACCAATTACGCCAAAAGCAAAGCAGCGGCGGAAAAACGGGCGCGGCAATTTGCGAATAAGGGGCTAGACATCGTCATCGTCTATCCCGCTTTTATCTACGGTCCCGGCAAGGCGACGCAGGGAAGCGCCATTACCAAACTGGTGGAGGATTTCGTCAAGCGCAAAGTTCCCGGAACCATTGGCGCGGGCGATATGCGGATGACGTTTTCCTACGTGGACGACGTGGTGAAAGGCCACTTATTGGCCTTGGAGAAAGGACGCCAAGGCGAACGTTATATTCTCGGCGGCGAAGACGCGTCGTTGGCGGAGTTGTTCGAAATGCTGGAGGAGATCACCGGCGTTCGCCGCCCGCGCCGCCGCATTCCCTTTTGGGCGGCGAAAGCGTTGGGCGCCGTGGAAGAATGGCGAGCGCGGCTGTCGTCGAATTATCTTCCGCGATTGACACGCGACGTTGTGGATATTTATAAAAACCACTGGCGGTATTCTTCGCAAAAAGCCATCGCCGAATTGGGATACTCCCGCACACCGTTGAAAATGGGCTTATGGAAAACACTGGAAAGCCTCGGCCTGGCGCCGAAGGAAAAACGCGGCGCGATTTTGTGA
- a CDS encoding flippase — MKPIVRNSVFMSLFNIFGRATGIIRYLLLAAFLSTPDYGLINFALNIGKLGRHFMDGGLDNLISRDGARDHEKVPTYCLHGLAVKSALGLLFFVGIFFYLKGTRGKSWSELAVIYACLSGSAMVAFAGVIRSCFTAIERMEYVFYTNLPSRLISLLSLFIILWYSWPLVLTSFSISLEFFIWFLLLAIVSFRFFSYSSIKLTLPTFRYMFLESWPLALYDFFNTFYMTLDVMMIEYMMGGSDPVAPYAYASQLVEGFTLLLTGYLIAIYPVLSRYHETDDDAYRRLFEKSVILLLAYTLPLTFLLGIWSSEWMSLIPKAEPLTGDVLRILIINLNLSMLNTLVIIVFTSRNRQRWLALFTGLAVVISFLTNWVFIRWYEQVGAAFASLLSQLALFLIMSAAGRRLFALSFPLRKPLEILGISALAGFSAWIIPFKTIFLIPFFYGAFLLLYAYLFGVFTLAELRRWRSALKT; from the coding sequence GTGAAGCCCATCGTGCGCAATTCCGTCTTCATGAGCCTGTTCAATATTTTCGGGCGGGCGACGGGGATCATCCGCTATTTGCTGTTAGCGGCGTTTCTATCCACGCCGGATTACGGCCTTATCAATTTCGCTCTTAACATCGGCAAGCTGGGCCGTCATTTTATGGACGGCGGACTGGACAACCTCATCTCTCGCGATGGCGCGCGCGATCACGAAAAAGTTCCTACCTATTGTCTGCATGGCTTGGCGGTAAAAAGCGCGCTGGGGCTGCTTTTTTTCGTGGGGATATTCTTTTATCTTAAGGGGACGCGGGGCAAGAGTTGGAGTGAATTGGCAGTTATTTACGCTTGTTTGAGCGGTTCGGCGATGGTGGCGTTTGCGGGAGTGATCCGCAGTTGCTTCACGGCTATCGAGCGGATGGAATACGTTTTCTACACCAATCTGCCGTCGCGCCTAATTTCTCTTCTTTCGTTGTTTATCATTCTTTGGTATTCCTGGCCGTTGGTTTTGACTTCGTTTTCGATTTCTTTGGAATTTTTTATTTGGTTCTTGCTTTTGGCGATCGTCTCCTTTCGTTTCTTTTCCTATTCTTCCATCAAACTGACCTTGCCCACGTTTCGCTATATGTTTTTGGAATCGTGGCCGTTGGCTCTTTACGATTTCTTCAACACTTTTTATATGACGCTGGACGTGATGATGATCGAATATATGATGGGCGGCTCGGATCCAGTCGCTCCTTACGCCTACGCCAGCCAGCTGGTGGAAGGATTTACGCTTTTATTGACTGGCTACCTTATCGCCATTTATCCCGTTCTCTCGCGCTATCATGAAACGGACGACGACGCTTATCGCCGTTTGTTTGAAAAGTCAGTGATTCTGTTGTTGGCTTATACGCTTCCTCTTACGTTTCTGTTGGGGATATGGTCTTCCGAGTGGATGAGTTTGATTCCCAAAGCGGAGCCGTTAACGGGCGACGTGCTGCGCATTCTCATTATCAATTTGAATCTTTCCATGCTCAATACGCTGGTCATCATCGTCTTCACTTCCCGCAACCGTCAGCGGTGGCTGGCGCTTTTTACGGGATTGGCCGTCGTTATATCCTTCCTTACGAATTGGGTCTTTATCCGCTGGTACGAACAGGTTGGGGCGGCGTTCGCTTCTCTGCTCTCGCAATTGGCGTTGTTTCTCATCATGTCGGCGGCGGGACGGCGCTTGTTCGCTTTATCCTTTCCTTTACGGAAACCGTTGGAAATTTTGGGGATTTCCGCTTTGGCGGGATTTTCGGCGTGGATCATTCCCTTTAAAACCATATTTCTGATCCCCTTTTTTTATGGGGCGTTTTTGTTGCTCTACGCCTATCTCTTCGGCGTATTTACGCTGGCGGAACTGCGGCGGTGGAGAAGCGCTTTGAAAACATAA
- a CDS encoding glycosyltransferase family 2 protein — translation MRGAANPSSLERGLTIIIPAYNEEEAIDLIVQRCLAAREPIAKEANLDAVRVVVVDDGSRDRTYERAKQYVPEITLLQHERNKGYGAAIKYGFCESSTELVGFLDADGTCDPLFFSRLCQEQKKGNYDVVLGNRMGAQSEIPAIRRLGNMIFATLLGVLSHTLIQDTASGMRVIKKTSLPRLYPLPDGLHFTPAMSSRVLFHPELTLSEVEMPYAERIGESKLSVIKDGVRFLRVILEMALIYRPLLFFGAASLLLFLACLIYAPGLMLGLWKSRYLAEDRIFRFLGVITFFVGGLTLMTAGMLTQKLVAHLHDYRHKNTKIINAFFLWLSPVGVVSLLLGVGINIAPLREYLLSGEITHHPWTFIAVGAFLVLTGIQILAISALNFVIDLVTRHRSENEQ, via the coding sequence ATGCGGGGGGCTGCTAACCCTTCTTCCCTCGAACGCGGCTTGACCATCATTATACCCGCCTATAACGAAGAAGAAGCGATCGATCTTATCGTCCAGCGCTGTCTAGCGGCGCGGGAACCTATCGCAAAAGAAGCGAATTTGGACGCCGTGCGCGTTGTCGTCGTAGACGACGGTTCCAGAGATCGCACCTACGAACGGGCGAAGCAATACGTTCCCGAAATTACCCTTTTGCAGCACGAACGCAACAAGGGCTACGGCGCCGCTATCAAATACGGCTTCTGCGAAAGCTCGACGGAACTTGTCGGTTTTCTTGACGCCGACGGCACCTGCGATCCGCTCTTTTTCAGCCGCCTGTGCCAGGAGCAAAAAAAGGGTAATTACGACGTAGTCTTAGGCAATCGCATGGGCGCCCAGAGCGAAATCCCCGCAATCCGGCGATTGGGCAATATGATTTTCGCGACGCTGCTGGGCGTATTGTCGCATACGCTCATTCAAGATACCGCTAGCGGGATGCGCGTCATCAAGAAAACGTCACTGCCGCGCCTCTATCCCCTGCCTGATGGATTGCATTTCACTCCGGCCATGAGTTCTCGAGTGTTGTTCCATCCCGAACTGACGCTCTCCGAAGTGGAAATGCCCTACGCCGAGCGCATCGGCGAATCCAAGTTGAGCGTAATAAAAGACGGCGTGCGCTTCTTGCGCGTGATTTTGGAAATGGCGTTGATCTACCGCCCGCTGCTGTTCTTCGGGGCGGCGTCGCTGCTTCTTTTTTTAGCTTGCCTGATCTATGCGCCGGGATTGATGCTCGGTCTTTGGAAATCGCGCTACCTGGCTGAAGATCGTATATTCCGATTTTTAGGTGTAATTACGTTTTTCGTCGGCGGATTGACGCTGATGACGGCGGGCATGTTGACGCAAAAACTCGTTGCGCATCTCCATGATTACCGCCATAAAAACACCAAGATCATCAACGCTTTTTTCCTTTGGTTATCCCCGGTCGGCGTTGTCAGCCTGCTTTTAGGAGTCGGGATCAACATCGCTCCCCTGCGGGAATATTTATTAAGCGGAGAGATTACGCACCATCCCTGGACGTTCATCGCCGTCGGAGCCTTTCTCGTATTGACAGGCATCCAAATTCTCGCCATAAGCGCCTTGAATTTCGTAATCGATCTAGTAACCCGTCATCGCTCCGAAAATGAACAGTGA